In Emcibacter nanhaiensis, the sequence CGGCGGAGATCCGTCAGGACCAGCGGGATTGCATGGGCTGTCTCAGCCAGTGTAAATTTTCCAACTGGTCGCAGGTGGAATCACAGAATTATTCCACCGGCAGGAAGGCCGATCCGCGCAGCTTCTGTATCCAGAAAACACTGATGGATATCGCCCACGGCGGATCAGTGGACAACAATCTGATGTTTGCGGGGCATTCGGCCTATAATTTCGCCAAGGACCCCTTTTACAGCAATGGGTTCGTCCCGTCGGTGAAGCAGTTGATCGATCGAATCCTGACCGGGGACTAGGAAAATCGGTTACCCGCAGGTAAAAAATTTCCAATATTTACTATTTTCTGGTAATTTGGAACGTATATAAAAGGGCGGATAACAGCCCACGGGGCAATGTTAAGTATCAGGAGAAGTAGAGGTGTCCAAGATTAACAGGGAAAGACCATATGCACACGCGCTGAATAAACTGCGTGATGCCGGTCTGCGTCCCACGCGTCAGCGCCTGGCGCTGGCCAAACTTCTGTTTGACGGTCATGACCGCCATGTGACGGCGGAAATGCTCTATGAAGAAGCCGGCATTCTGAGCGCAAGTGTTTCGCTTGCCACGGTGTATAACACCCTGCATCAGTTCACGGATGTTGGCCTGCTGCGGGAAGTGGTGGTTGATTCCGGCCGTACTTATTTCGATACCAACACGTCGGATCATTATCACTTTTTCCATGAAGAAGACGGTCGTCTTGAAGATGTGCCGCTCGAGGCCGTAGAAATCGCCAGTCTGCCCAAGGCTCCGGCAGGCAAGGAATATTCACGGGTCGCGGTTGTCCTTCATGTGAAGGACGCCGAACAGTAAAGATGAATGGGGACTGGCCCGACCGGGTCAGTCCAGTTCCTCCCCTTCCAGGGTGCCCCACAGGCTGTCTTGCCGGGTCCA encodes:
- the irrA gene encoding iron response transcriptional regulator IrrA, translating into MNRERPYAHALNKLRDAGLRPTRQRLALAKLLFDGHDRHVTAEMLYEEAGILSASVSLATVYNTLHQFTDVGLLREVVVDSGRTYFDTNTSDHYHFFHEEDGRLEDVPLEAVEIASLPKAPAGKEYSRVAVVLHVKDAEQ